Below is a window of Micromonospora chersina DNA.
CCGAGCAGGTCCGGCAGAACGCGCTGGACGCGCTGGCCGAGGAGATCCGGCTGATGCTCGACGAGGGCGTCGTCGCGGAGGCGCAGGACATCGACCTGTGCATGATCCTCGGCGCCGGCTGGCCGTTCCACCTGGGCGGCGTCACGCCGTACCTGGACCGGACCGGCACCTCCGAGCGGGTCACCGGCAAGCGGTTCCTGCCCCGCGGGGTCGCCAGCCTGCGCGCCTAGCCCGCTCCGCCACGATCGCGGTGGCCGGCCGTCCCTCCCGGACGGTCCGGCCACCGCGATCGACGTTTCCGCCCCGGCCACAACGGGCCGCCGGGGCGTCACCGGCCGGACACCCCGCGCTCACCGCCGGGACGCCGCCCGGCCGGTCCGGTCACGACCCGGTTCCGGTTTCGTCACGTCGGCAGCAGCCGGACAATGCCGTGTCGGTGTCGCTCGCTACGATCACGCGTCCGGATTTCTTACAGGAGCTGACACCATGTCCCAGCCGCCGTCCAGTCCCTACCCCGGTTCCTACCCCCCGCCGCAGCAGCCCGGCGGCTACCAGCCGCCGCAGCAGCCCTCGTACGGCGGCGGCTACCCGCCGGCTCCCCAGCAGCAGCCGCAGTACGGCGGCGGCTACCCGCAGTCCGGCCAGCCCGGCCAGCAGTACGGCGGCGGCTACCCGGAGAGCGGCCAGCAGTACGGTGGCCAGCAGCCGGGCCAGCAGTACGGCCAGCAGCCCGGCCAGCAGTACGGCGGCGGTTACCCGGAGACCGGCCAGCCCGGCTACGGCGCCCCGGCCCCGCTGCCGCCGAAGAAGAAGTCGAGCGCCGGCAAGATCGTGCTGATCGTGCTGGCCGTGGTGCTGGTGCTCTGCGTGGGCGGTGGCGCCATCGCCTTGTTCGCCACGAAGGACAAGGTCGGTGAGGTGGTCACGGCCACCAAGACCCGTCTGGTCGAGCCCGCCACGCTGGCCGGCCGGCCGAAGGTCTCCGAGCCGCAGCTCCAGCAGGCCGCCACGCAGATGAAGTCGGAGATCGCCAAGGACGTCCCGAACGCCACCAGCACGGTCGGCGCCTTCTACGGCGAGCCCGAGAAGAAGGACCTGGTCATGATCGCCGGCGCGTCCGGTGTCATCGCCGACCCGAAGAAGGAGATGGCGGACGCCATCACGGCGATCACCCCCGAGCTGGGCGCCAAGGAGTTCAAGACCGTCAACGCCGGCCCGCTGGGCGGCGACGCCAAGTGCGGCGACGGCAAGACCGAGGACATCCCGGTGGCCGTCTGCATCTGGGCCGACAAGGGCAGCCTGGGCATGGTGGTGGTCTACTTCAAGTCCGCGGCCGAGATCCAGTCGGAGTTCGTCACCATGCGCGGCGAGATCGAGAAGCAGGGCTGAGCCCCGCAGACCGGAGGACCGGGCCCCCGCCGTGCGGCGGGGGCCCGGTCCCGTTTCAGCGGTCAGGCCGACGCGGCGCGCTCGGCCGGGCTGCGGCAGACGCAGAACTCGTTGCCCTCGGGGTCGGCGAGCACCACCCAGCCGGTGCCGTCCGGCCGGCGGCGGTCGGCGACCAGGCTGGCGCCGAGGTCGCGCAGCCGCGCCACCTCCTCGTCCCGGGTCCCCTCGGCCGCGTGCACGTCGAGGTGGAACGCGCCCTTGCCGTGCCGCTCCCCCACCGAGACGAAGAGCAGGTCGGGGCCGTGGCCGTCGGGCGCGGCGAGGACGGCCTCCGGGTCGCCCGGGTGGTCGTCGTCGTTCAGCTTCCGGTCGAGCACCCGGGCCCACCAGCTGGCCAGGGCGTACGGGTCGTCGGTCTCGACGGTGACGCAGTGGATCTGTGCACTCACGGTGCTTCCTCCTGGATCGGAGTGCGCCCCGCGGGAGTGGCGAAGGTCAGCGGGGGTCGCGGGGCGCGGGACGGTTCACGGTGAACATCGACCACACCCCCTTCCACACGTCGGGCTGACGGAACTGATCATGTCACCGTCCGGGGGCGGAGACAAGCCGGCCCGGCCCCGCGAGGCGGGACCGGGCCGGCGGGAACCCGGGTCACGGGCCGACGAAGACCGCCTTCGCCCGCCAGTCGACGCCGTCGACCGTCGGGCCGCTGCGCACGGTGAACGCCGCCACCGGCGCACCGCCCGCCCAGTCCGTGGCCGACAGGTCGCCGGTGTTGCGGTTGACCTTGTAGAGGGTGTTCCCCGCCAGGAAGACCGACCCGGCGTCGGCGAAGCCGCTCGCCCCGGCGACGGTGAACTTCTCCGCACCCACCACGCCGCTGTCCGGGGTGAACCAGCGCCAGAACAGGCCGCCCTGCCCCGCGAGGGTGTAGTAGAGCCGGCCGCCGCTGTAGAACATGCCGCTGACGTTGGGGATCTCGGGATAGAAGTTGTTCGTCACACCGGCGTACGTCTGGCCGGCCGGGCCCGAGTCCGTCTCCACGGCGTCCCAGTAGGCGTCGTGGTACGGATCGACCGCCGACGCGGCGCCGAAGGTGGACCCGTCGAAGGTGCGCCGCCACAGCGACCCGTTCATCCCGTAGAAGAGCGTGCCGCCGACCCAGAACGCGCCCCGCGCGGTGGACCACGCGGTGCCGTCCGGGACCGCCACCGGGCTGGCCGCGCCGACAGTGGTGACGCCGTCGTACGACCGGACCTGCAACTCGTTCCCGGTGCCCGCGGGCGGGGCGCCGGTCTTGACGATCTCGATGCCGTCGACCAGCGGGTTCTCCACCACGTGCCGGAAGTCGACGTTGATCGTGCCGTCGCTGACCACGGTGAACGACCGCATGGTGCCCACGTTGTGCCCGACGCTGGCGGAGAGGTCCAGGTCGTCCAGGACGGTCGTGCCCTCCAGGGCCACGTCGAAGACGCGGGAGCCGGCGGCGGCGGTGCCGTCGTACCGGTTGGCCAGGTAGAGCCGGACCTGCACCTCGGTGCCCGCGGGCACCGGGAACTGCCAGCTCATCTCCGGGTCGCCGGCGGGGTCCCAGCGCTCGTCGGTGTAGAGCGCGGCCGGCGTGCCGGCCGGCACGGTGGCGTCCACGGAGCCCACCGGCG
It encodes the following:
- a CDS encoding VOC family protein; the encoded protein is MSAQIHCVTVETDDPYALASWWARVLDRKLNDDDHPGDPEAVLAAPDGHGPDLLFVSVGERHGKGAFHLDVHAAEGTRDEEVARLRDLGASLVADRRRPDGTGWVVLADPEGNEFCVCRSPAERAASA